CCGACCGGCAAGCGCTTGTCGGCCCGGCGGACGCCGACCGGTCAGCGCCCCGCGGCCAGCCAGCTGTAGTGCAACTCCGGTCGGCCGACCTGCCCATAATGTGGACGCCTCGCGGCGCTGTTGACGGTCACCAGGTGCTCCAGATACCGCCGGGCCGTGATCCGGGAGATGCCGAGACGCTCCCCGGCGGCGGCCGCCGTCACCCCTTCCGGGGACTCCTTCAGCACCCGGGTGACCGCCTCCAGCGTCGGTCCGCTGAGTCCCTTGGGCAGAGTCGCCGGATGCGCGACCCGCAGCGCGCCCAGCGCCCGGTCCACCTCCTCCTGGCCGCTCGCCTCCCCGGCGACGCCCCGGAACTCCGCGTACCGCACCAGCCGGTCCCGCAGCGTGGGGTAGGTGAACGGCTTCAGCACGTACTGCACGACGCCGAGCGACACCCCCTCCCGCACCACCGCGAGATCCCGGGCCGAGGTCACCGCGATCACATCGGCGCCGTGGCCGGAGGCGCGCAGCGAGCGCAGCAGCCCGAGCCCGTGCCCGTCGGGCAGATAGAGGTCGAGCAGCAGCAGGTCCACCGGGGTCCGCTCCAGCGCGCGCACCGCCGCCGCCCGGGTGTGCGCCACCGCGGTCACGGTGAAGCCCTCCACCCGCTCCACGTACATCTGGTGGGCGTCGGCGGCCACCGGATCGTCCTCCACCACCAGGACTCTGATCATGCCGTGACCTCCGTCTCCCGGGCCCCCGCCGCCGGCCTCGCCGTACGGTCGGCGAGCGGCAGCCGTACGGTGAACCGCGCGCCGCCGTCCGGACCCGCGTCCAGCTCCACCGTGCCCCCGTTGCGGTGCGCCGCCTGCCGCACCAGGGCCAGGCCGAGCCCGCGCCCCGCCCCGTGCGTCGACCAGCCCCGCCGGAACACCTCGTCCGCCGCCTCCGGACCGATGCCCGCCCCCGTGTCCGCGACCCGCAGCAGCAGCTCCCGCTCGTCCGCGAGCGCCGTCACCGTGACCCGCGCCCGACCCGCCGGGCCCCCGGCCGCCCGGGGTGCGGGCACCGCGGCTGCGGACTCCTCCGCACCTTGGGGGCCCTCCGACGCGGCGTCCACCGCGTTGTCGATCAGATTGCCCAGGATCGTCACCAGATCCCGCTGGGCCAGGGAGGGGGGCAGCGCCCCGTCGTCGATCAGGCTGTCCTCCGCGAGCACCAGCTCCACGCCCCGCTCGTTCGCCTGGGCCGCCTTGCCGAGCAGCAGTGCGGCCAGCACCGGTTCCTCCACCGCCCCCACCACCCGGTCGGTCAGCACCTGGGCCAGCTCCAGTTCCGCCGTCGCGAAGTCCACGGCCTCCTCCACCCGGCCCAGCTCGATCAGCGACACCACGGTGTGCAGCCGGTTCGCCGCCTCGTGGGCCTGGGAACGCAGCGCCTGCGTGAACCCGCGCTCGGAGTCCAGCTCCCCGGTCAGCGCCTGCAGCTCGGTGTGGTCCCGCAGGGTCACCACCGTGCCCCGCCGCTCGCCGCCCACCACCGGACGGGTGTTGACCACGATCACCCGGTCCGCCGTCAGGTGCAGCTCGTCCACCCGCGCCTCCGACGCCAGCAGCGCCCCGGTCAGCGGCGCGGGCAGGGCCAGCTCGTCGACCGTGCGGCCGACCGCCTCCGTATCCGGCTCCAGGCCCAGCAGCTCCCGCCCGGCGTCGTTGATCAGCGCGATCCGCCGCCGCCCGTCCAGCATCAGCAGCCCCTCGCGCACCGCGTGCAGGGTGGCCTGGTGGTAGTCGTGCAGCCGGCTCAGCTCGGCCGCGTTCATCCCGTGCGTGTGCCGCCGCAGCCGGGCGTTGATCACGTACGTGCCGATCCCGCCGAGCGCCAGGGCCCCGCCCGCCGCCAGCGCGAGGGCGCCGAGCTGCTCCCGTACCTGCGAGGAGACCCGGTCCACGGTGATGCCCGCGCTGACCAGGCCCACGATCCTGCCCTCGTCGCGGACCGGGGTCACCACCCGTATCGAGGGGCCCAGCGTGCCGGTGTAGGTCTCGGTGAAGGTCTGCCCGCGCAGCGCCTTCGCGGTGTTCCCGAGGAAGGTGTCACCGATCTGGCTGGTGTCCGGATGCGTCCAGCGCACCCGCTCGGTGTCCATGATCGTGACGAAGGCGATCCCGGTGTCCTCGCGCACCCGCTCCGCGTACGGCTGGAGTACGGCGGACGGATCCGGGGTACGGATGGCCTCCCGTACGGAAGGGGAATCGGCCACGGCGAGGGCCGCCACCCGTACCTGCCGGGCGGCCGTCTCCTCGGCCTGCGCGCTGCCGGAGACGTACGCGAACACGGCGCACCCGGCCACCACGGCGGCGATGAGGACGACCTGCATCGCGAAGAGCTGGCCCGCCAGGCTGCGGGGGCGGGTACGGGGAAGGCGCATACCCCACAGTCTGCCTGGCCCGGCCGGACCTTCCCCGGATGGCCGGAAAGCGACCGTGAACGATATGAACGCAAGGGTGACCGGGGTCACAGGCCGGTGGATAGTCACCGAAGCCCCCAGGGACGGGGGCACGAGTTGTGACCGAGCCGAGGAGCCCCACCATGGCTGTGGCAGCCAAACAACGGGACCGCACCCACTACCTGTACATCGCCGTGATCGCCGCCGTGGCGCTCGGCATCCTGGTGGGCTTCGCGGCCCCCGGGGTGGCCGTCGAGCTGAAACCCATCGGCGCCGGATTCGTGAACCTGATCAAGATGATGATCTCGCCGATCATCTTCTGCACGATCGTCCTGGGCGTCGGCTCGGTCCGCAAGGCCGCCAAGGTCGGCGCGGTCGGCGGTCTGGCGCTGGGCTACTTCCTGGTCATGTCGACCGTGGCCCTCGCCATCGGCCTGCTGGTCGGCAACTTCCTGGAGCCCGGCTCCACCCTCCACATCACCGAGGCCGCCCGCGAGGCGGGCGCTGAGCAGGCCGGGGGCGCCGGCGAGTCCACCGCGGACTTCCTGCTGGGCATCATCCCGACCACGATCGTCTCCGCCTTCACCGAGGGCGAGGTCCTCCAGACCCTCCTCGTCGCGCTCCTCGCGGGCTTCGCGCTCCAGGCGATGGGCAGGACCGGTGAGCCGATCATCCGCGGCATCACCCACATCCAGCGACTCGTCTTCCGCATCCTCGCCATGATCATGTGGGCCGCCCCGGTCGGCGCGTTCGGCGCGATCGCCGCGGTGGTCGGCGAAACCGGCCTCGACGCCCTGAAGTCCCTGGCGATCATCATGATCGGCTTCTACGTCACCTGTGCGCTGTTCGTCTTCGTGGTGCTCGGCGCACTCCTGCGGCTGATCGCCGGGGTGAACCTGTTCGCGCTGCTGAAGTACCTGGGCCGCGAGTTCCTGCTGATCCTCTCCACCTCCTCCTCCGAGTCGGCGCTGCCGCGGCTGATCGCGAAGATGGAGCACATGGGCGTCAGCAAGCCCGTCGTCGGCATCACCGTGCCGACCGGATACTCCTTCAACCTCGACGGCACCGCGATCTACCTCACGATGTCCTCGCTCTTCATCGCCAACGCGATGGGCGACCCGCTGAGCGCGGGCGAGCAGATCTCGCTGCTGGTCTTCATGGTCATCGCCTCGAAGGGCGCGGCCGGTGTGACCGGCGCGGGCCTGGCGACCCTGGCCGGCGGCCTCCAGTCGCACCGCCCCGAACTCGTCGACGGCGTCGGCCTGATCGTCGGCATCGACCGCTTCATGAGCGAGGCCCGCGCCCTGACCAACTTCGCGGGCAACGCGGTCGCCACGGTGCTGGTCGGCCACTGGACCAAGGAGATCGACAAGGACCGGGTGGGCGAGGTGCTGGCCGGGCGGATCCCGTTCGACGAGAAGACCCTCGTCGACGACGGCCACGGACCGGCCCCCTCCGACGAGGTCCCCGAGCAGCGGGACGCCGCGCCCGCCGAGCAGCCCGCCAAGGTCTGACCCGCGCCACTCATCGGGCCCCGCGCCACCCACCGGGCCCGCCGCGGCAGCCCCCCGGCCGCTGCGGCCCCCGAGGACACCCGTATCCCCCGGTACGGGTGTCCTCGCGTCGGCCGCGGGTACCGGTGCCCTGTGCCGGTGGCCGGTACCCGTCCCTTGTGTCCGTGTTCTGTCACGACCGGTCCGGCCGGGACAACCCTGCCCGGCCGGCACCGGTCCTGAGAGGTGAAGGACCGCAGTCAGCCCCCGTGCGCCCCACGACCGAAGGACTTCCATGCGTATCGCCCCTTCCCGCAGCCGTATCCTGCGCGGCGGGACCGCCGCCGTGGCCGCCGCAGCGCTGGTGGCGCTGGGTGCCGTACCGGCGCTCGCCGCCGACCCGGAGCCCGACCTCGGTGTCGGAACGATCGCGCCGGTCAAGGGGCTCCAGCCCGAAAGCTCCTTCTCGACCCCGCTGACCTTCCTCAACAAGGGGGAGGCGGAGGTCCCCGAGGTCTGGGTGACGTACGCGGTGTCCCCGGGCCTGAAGGCGGACGAGACGTACAAGAACTGCACGTACTACACCGTCACCTCCCACGACGAGATGCCCGCGTCGAACGTCGCCTCCTGCAAGATCGGCCAGCCGCTGAAGCCGGGCGTCGTCTACGGCACGGCGAAACCCGTCTCGCTCAAGGCGCTCGACTCCGCGTTCCGCGACGACCTGCGGGTGACGGTCGGCGTCGACGAGCCCGGCCCGGGCGACGGCGGCTCCACCGAGCCGGTGCCCGGCACGGGCGACCCGCTCACCCTGGTGGAGAAGGGCCCGGCCTCCGACGCCGACCGGACGAACCACCCGGAGCCGTACGCCGGGGCCGACGTCACCGCCGCGAACACCGCGGACTTCGCCCTGACCGGCGACGAGCGGAAGGGGAAGGTCGGGGCGGAGGTCACCGCGACGGTGAAGTTCGCCAACAAGGGCCCCGCCCGCGTCCAGGGAGCCCGCGACCGGAGCGTGACCACCGTCGACATCCGCATCCCCGAGGGCACGTCCGTCGTCAAGCCGCACGGATTCTGCGACGCGGTCACCAGGACCCACTACCGCTGCGGGACCTCCCAGTCCTGGGTGGACGTGAACGGCGGCGAGAGCTACCCCTTCGTCCTACGCGTCGACAAGGCGGTCGGCCGCACCACCGGCGAGGTCTCCTTCACCGGCCAGGAGCGCCCCTTCGACCGGAACGCCGAGAACGACACCGCGCAGATCGTGATCGACACCGGCAAGGACGAGGACACCTCCGGCTCCTCCGGCGGTACGGGCGGCTCCTCGTCCACCGGCGGCTCCGGCACCGCCGGTTCCACGGGCACCACCGGCTCCACGGGCACTACCGGCACCACCGGCTCCTCCGGCGGCTCGGCCGGCACGGGCGGCTCGACGACCGGTGGCGCCACCCCGCAGACCGGCGGCAACCTCGCGGCGACCGGCTCGGACTCCACCGGCCCGCTCATCGGCATGGCGGCCGCGGCGGTGGCCGCGGGCGGCGGCATCCTGTGGGCCGTGCGCCGGCGGTCGGCGGCCCACGGCAGCTGACGACCGGACCGACACGACCGGCGGGCCTCACGGGATCCCCCCGGTCGGCCGTTGAGCTGCGCCCTTTCCCGAAAGTGCGTATCTGACAGTCAAGTGGGTTCTGGCCAGACCCTGTTCGCCCGCCCAGCATGGTCCCCATGACGCAAGCGCACACGACCACCGCCTCCGCCTCCGCCCCCGTCACCGTTCTCGGCCTCGGTGACATGGGCCGCTCCCTGGCCCGCGCCTTCGTGGCCGCGGGCCACCCCACCACCGTCTGGAACCGTTCGCCCGGGAAGGGCGAGGACGTCGTCGCCCTGGGCGCGGTACGGGCCGCCTCCGCCGAGGAGGCCGTACGGGCGAGCGGACTCGTCGTCGTCTGCCTCGTCGACTACGACGCCTCCGACGCGGTCCTGGAGCCGCTGGCCGGAGTGCTGGAGGGGCGGGTCCTGGTCAACCTGACCTCGGACACCCCGGCCCGTTCGCGGCAGGCCGCCGCCTGGGCCGCGAAGCACTCCCTGGCCTACCTCGCCGGGGCGATCATGGTGCCGGTCGACGTGGTCGGCTCGGCGGACGCCCTGGTCTTCCACTCCGGCGACCGCGCCGCGTTCGCCGCGCACGAGGACACCCTCAAGGCACTCGGCGAGCCCGCCACCTACCTCGGCGAGGACCACGGCCTGGCCGCCGCCTACGACATGGCGATGCTGGACTTCTTCTACGGTGCCATGGGCGGCCTCGTCCACGCCTTCGCGCTGGCCCGCGCCGAGGGCATCGACGGTGCGTCGCTCGCCCCGTACCTCCACACGATCGCGGGCATCCTGCCGCCGATCGCCGAGCTCACCGCGGCCGACGTCGACACCCGTACGTACGCGGGCGACGGCGGCAACCTCGCCATGATGGCGGCCGGCGTCGACCACATCCTGCACACCGCGAAGGGCCACCGCCTGGACGTCTCGCAGCTGGCCGGGCTCAAGTCCGTCACCGACCGGGCCATCGCCGAGGGCCACGGCACCTCCTCCTGGTCGAGCATCATCGAGGTGATCGCCGCCGACCGCTGAGCCGCCGGAAACCGGGGAGGGGCCGGTACCGCGTCGCGTGGACGCGGTACCGGCCCCGGCCGTTCACGGGCCCGTACGGCTACGCCGGGCGGAACCACACGGTCGCCAGCGGCGGCAGCGTCAGCGAGATGCTGGCCGGCCGGCCGTGCGCGGGCACCGCCTCCGCCTTCAGCGGCTCCTCGTTGCGCACATCGCCGCCGCCGTACCGGGCCGCATCGGTGTTGAGGACCTCCACCCATCCCTCCGCGCCGGTCTCCGGCACCCCCAGGCGGTAGTCGTTGCGGACCGCCGGGGAGAAGTGCGAGACCGCGAGCAGCGGCGAGCCGTCCGCGTCGTAGCGCAGGAACGCGAACACGTTGTCCTCGGCCGCCCCGCCGTCCACCCAGCTGAACCCATCCGGTGAGGTGTCCCGCTGCCAGAGCGCGGGCACCGCCCCGTACACCGCGTTCAGATCGCCCACCAGGGTCCGCACCCCGCGGTGGTCGCCGGACGCCTCGTAGGACGGGTCCAGCA
This sequence is a window from Streptomyces parvus. Protein-coding genes within it:
- a CDS encoding response regulator, encoding MIRVLVVEDDPVAADAHQMYVERVEGFTVTAVAHTRAAAVRALERTPVDLLLLDLYLPDGHGLGLLRSLRASGHGADVIAVTSARDLAVVREGVSLGVVQYVLKPFTYPTLRDRLVRYAEFRGVAGEASGQEEVDRALGALRVAHPATLPKGLSGPTLEAVTRVLKESPEGVTAAAAGERLGISRITARRYLEHLVTVNSAARRPHYGQVGRPELHYSWLAAGR
- a CDS encoding sensor histidine kinase, producing MRLPRTRPRSLAGQLFAMQVVLIAAVVAGCAVFAYVSGSAQAEETAARQVRVAALAVADSPSVREAIRTPDPSAVLQPYAERVREDTGIAFVTIMDTERVRWTHPDTSQIGDTFLGNTAKALRGQTFTETYTGTLGPSIRVVTPVRDEGRIVGLVSAGITVDRVSSQVREQLGALALAAGGALALGGIGTYVINARLRRHTHGMNAAELSRLHDYHQATLHAVREGLLMLDGRRRIALINDAGRELLGLEPDTEAVGRTVDELALPAPLTGALLASEARVDELHLTADRVIVVNTRPVVGGERRGTVVTLRDHTELQALTGELDSERGFTQALRSQAHEAANRLHTVVSLIELGRVEEAVDFATAELELAQVLTDRVVGAVEEPVLAALLLGKAAQANERGVELVLAEDSLIDDGALPPSLAQRDLVTILGNLIDNAVDAASEGPQGAEESAAAVPAPRAAGGPAGRARVTVTALADERELLLRVADTGAGIGPEAADEVFRRGWSTHGAGRGLGLALVRQAAHRNGGTVELDAGPDGGARFTVRLPLADRTARPAAGARETEVTA
- a CDS encoding cation:dicarboxylate symporter family transporter gives rise to the protein MAVAAKQRDRTHYLYIAVIAAVALGILVGFAAPGVAVELKPIGAGFVNLIKMMISPIIFCTIVLGVGSVRKAAKVGAVGGLALGYFLVMSTVALAIGLLVGNFLEPGSTLHITEAAREAGAEQAGGAGESTADFLLGIIPTTIVSAFTEGEVLQTLLVALLAGFALQAMGRTGEPIIRGITHIQRLVFRILAMIMWAAPVGAFGAIAAVVGETGLDALKSLAIIMIGFYVTCALFVFVVLGALLRLIAGVNLFALLKYLGREFLLILSTSSSESALPRLIAKMEHMGVSKPVVGITVPTGYSFNLDGTAIYLTMSSLFIANAMGDPLSAGEQISLLVFMVIASKGAAGVTGAGLATLAGGLQSHRPELVDGVGLIVGIDRFMSEARALTNFAGNAVATVLVGHWTKEIDKDRVGEVLAGRIPFDEKTLVDDGHGPAPSDEVPEQRDAAPAEQPAKV
- a CDS encoding LAETG motif-containing sortase-dependent surface protein codes for the protein MRIAPSRSRILRGGTAAVAAAALVALGAVPALAADPEPDLGVGTIAPVKGLQPESSFSTPLTFLNKGEAEVPEVWVTYAVSPGLKADETYKNCTYYTVTSHDEMPASNVASCKIGQPLKPGVVYGTAKPVSLKALDSAFRDDLRVTVGVDEPGPGDGGSTEPVPGTGDPLTLVEKGPASDADRTNHPEPYAGADVTAANTADFALTGDERKGKVGAEVTATVKFANKGPARVQGARDRSVTTVDIRIPEGTSVVKPHGFCDAVTRTHYRCGTSQSWVDVNGGESYPFVLRVDKAVGRTTGEVSFTGQERPFDRNAENDTAQIVIDTGKDEDTSGSSGGTGGSSSTGGSGTAGSTGTTGSTGTTGTTGSSGGSAGTGGSTTGGATPQTGGNLAATGSDSTGPLIGMAAAAVAAGGGILWAVRRRSAAHGS
- a CDS encoding NAD(P)-binding domain-containing protein, whose amino-acid sequence is MTQAHTTTASASAPVTVLGLGDMGRSLARAFVAAGHPTTVWNRSPGKGEDVVALGAVRAASAEEAVRASGLVVVCLVDYDASDAVLEPLAGVLEGRVLVNLTSDTPARSRQAAAWAAKHSLAYLAGAIMVPVDVVGSADALVFHSGDRAAFAAHEDTLKALGEPATYLGEDHGLAAAYDMAMLDFFYGAMGGLVHAFALARAEGIDGASLAPYLHTIAGILPPIAELTAADVDTRTYAGDGGNLAMMAAGVDHILHTAKGHRLDVSQLAGLKSVTDRAIAEGHGTSSWSSIIEVIAADR